One window of the Chryseotalea sp. WA131a genome contains the following:
- a CDS encoding glycosyltransferase family 4 protein, whose translation MEIIHVVLGKANPERMNGVNKVVYQLATRQASQGKKVSLWGITHTLQHNYGARNFATRLYQAYRNPFQLDKQLVADLTAMKGKAVIHLHGGWIPVFASLSWELARLEIPFVLTPHGAYNLIAMQRSNWTKKIYFQLFEKKLLKRAGKIHCIGESEVDGLKSIFTTDKTFLLPYGFEGTKAIQPIRQKQKRFVIGFVGRLDIYTKGLDLLVDAFSQLYKEYSDSSLWIVGDSGERVLLEKMVQSKGLENKVVLWGSKFGKDKDELMQQMDVFVHPSRNEGLPSSVLEAASLGVPCLVSKATNVGSYVLRHQAGYVIDNENSEQLRKKLEVLYLIKKLDSLTEMGAGAKKMVEQSFSWDSIVREFDQLYPVA comes from the coding sequence ATGGAAATAATTCATGTAGTACTGGGCAAGGCCAACCCCGAGCGAATGAACGGGGTAAACAAAGTAGTTTATCAACTGGCTACTCGCCAAGCATCGCAAGGAAAAAAGGTAAGTCTTTGGGGCATTACACATACCCTGCAACACAATTACGGTGCGCGCAACTTTGCAACACGTCTTTACCAGGCATATCGCAATCCTTTTCAGCTGGATAAGCAACTGGTGGCTGATCTTACCGCAATGAAAGGGAAAGCTGTAATTCATTTACATGGCGGGTGGATACCCGTTTTTGCTTCCTTGTCGTGGGAGTTAGCAAGGCTCGAAATTCCATTTGTACTTACACCTCATGGCGCTTACAATTTGATTGCGATGCAAAGAAGTAATTGGACAAAGAAAATATACTTTCAACTTTTCGAAAAGAAGCTACTGAAGCGCGCTGGTAAAATACACTGTATTGGTGAAAGTGAAGTAGATGGATTAAAGTCAATTTTTACGACAGACAAAACCTTTTTACTCCCGTACGGATTTGAAGGCACCAAAGCCATTCAACCGATTCGGCAAAAACAGAAAAGATTTGTTATAGGATTTGTGGGTAGGCTAGATATCTACACCAAGGGCCTTGACTTATTAGTGGACGCATTTAGTCAGCTTTATAAAGAGTATTCAGATAGTTCTCTGTGGATTGTGGGAGATAGCGGAGAACGAGTGCTATTGGAAAAGATGGTACAATCAAAAGGGCTCGAAAATAAAGTAGTACTATGGGGCAGCAAGTTTGGCAAAGATAAAGATGAGCTCATGCAACAAATGGATGTGTTTGTTCATCCTTCCAGAAACGAAGGCCTTCCATCATCGGTACTAGAAGCTGCTTCGCTTGGTGTGCCTTGCCTTGTATCCAAGGCTACCAACGTGGGTTCTTATGTTCTGCGTCATCAGGCTGGGTATGTCATCGACAATGAAAATTCTGAACAGCTGCGTAAAAAGCTTGAGGTACTGTACTTAATAAAAAAATTAGATTCGTTAACTGAAATGGGAGCGGGTGCAAAAAAAATGGTAGAACAATCTTTTAGTTGGGATTCTATAGTTCGCGAATTTGATCAACTCTACCCCGTGGCATGA
- a CDS encoding response regulator: protein MESYTNLKIFLVDDEPFHSALVEQQLNNLGYKNIHTFLSGTDCLNHINENPDIILLDYNMEGHSGFEVLTKIKRFDPNIFVVMLSGQEDLETAVSCLKYGAFDYIVKNNDTGKKIDYVLQRIAVIRQELDKENQPTWKKFIMTLI, encoded by the coding sequence ATGGAATCATATACCAACTTAAAAATTTTTTTAGTAGATGACGAGCCTTTTCATTCTGCCCTTGTAGAGCAACAGCTGAATAACTTGGGCTACAAAAACATTCATACTTTCCTGTCAGGAACCGATTGCCTAAATCATATCAATGAAAATCCGGACATCATTCTCCTGGATTACAATATGGAGGGTCATTCTGGATTTGAGGTTTTAACAAAAATAAAACGATTCGATCCGAACATTTTTGTAGTAATGCTTTCGGGGCAAGAAGATTTAGAAACTGCCGTGAGCTGTTTAAAATACGGAGCATTCGATTACATCGTAAAAAATAACGATACGGGAAAAAAAATCGATTATGTTCTTCAGCGCATTGCGGTTATACGACAAGAACTGGATAAGGAAAATCAACCAACGTGGAAAAAATTTATAATGACATTAATATGA
- a CDS encoding acyltransferase: protein MKLLFQKIIKLRNPAFHFDESLSTSELLKFSWRQLLNLARGLRLVLVFKNPRAILLGKNVTFFNIAKIRWGRFVKLEDHVCMSALAKDGILLGDYVSIGAFSRIIVSTSFNHIGRFIRIGNNVGIGEFAYLGGAGGLTIGAHTIIGQYFSCHPENHTYENTEMLIRHQGVTRKGIHIGENCWIGSKVTILDGVQIGNGCVIAAGSIVTKSFPNNCVIGGVPAKLLKTRSN from the coding sequence ATGAAACTACTTTTTCAAAAAATAATAAAGCTGAGAAACCCTGCTTTTCATTTTGACGAATCCCTTTCAACTTCAGAATTGCTAAAATTCAGTTGGCGCCAACTTCTCAACCTTGCCAGGGGATTACGTTTGGTTCTGGTGTTCAAAAATCCGCGTGCGATTTTACTCGGAAAAAATGTGACGTTTTTCAATATAGCAAAAATCAGGTGGGGAAGATTCGTGAAATTGGAAGACCACGTATGCATGAGTGCCTTGGCAAAAGATGGAATTCTTCTAGGAGATTATGTTAGTATAGGTGCTTTTAGTCGCATAATAGTTTCTACCTCTTTTAATCACATCGGTCGGTTTATCCGAATTGGAAACAATGTGGGTATTGGTGAATTCGCTTATCTAGGTGGTGCGGGTGGCTTAACAATTGGAGCGCACACAATCATTGGTCAATATTTCAGTTGCCATCCTGAGAATCATACTTATGAAAACACAGAAATGCTCATTCGTCATCAAGGGGTTACGCGAAAAGGCATTCACATTGGTGAAAATTGTTGGATTGGTAGCAAAGTGACAATCTTAGATGGCGTACAGATTGGCAACGGTTGTGTTATTGCAGCCGGGTCAATAGTCACGAAGTCTTTTCCAAACAACTGTGTAATCGGAGGTGTACCAGCAAAACTACTTAAAACAAGAAGTAACTGA
- a CDS encoding O-antigen ligase family protein, producing the protein MIPAKLNTELPHQFLKRTEWILFTILFLMIAGFFTWSENVVITRAIKVVGRMGVMICSFLVFKRIINYGAIDSLRWKNHFSLSFYLFYLLLGFASFAWSTNPGFSALQWFMIVQSLVFSFFFTKSFAALDIFFPGHTIRLYHLIGNSVFILIAIFIIGMYINPDTFFRLTHGGEEARLGGYIMNPNELGMLAGVGVACLIFNLYRNHQKKWTLIKLAIIFYALYLTGSRSSLIGAILIILFHISQSKNKQLKTMIIAAVLVVAPLGVYKVILKDGDSSRLEEVMSMTGRLPFWTALIQEGLPREPLLGFGFMRIDYKEYFQSTHTYPGKMTHNTFMQVLMNLGFVGLTVVIFQLLFTIRGFSMEKNEKKRMLFGMLIPILINSFTEFGIFGESNYGILFYQIMIFAISFEPSPFLTRSESLRLEISAKNRS; encoded by the coding sequence ATGATTCCAGCAAAGCTGAATACGGAGTTACCTCACCAATTTTTGAAAAGAACGGAATGGATTCTGTTCACGATTTTGTTTTTGATGATTGCGGGGTTTTTTACATGGAGTGAAAATGTAGTCATCACCCGAGCAATTAAAGTAGTAGGTAGGATGGGGGTAATGATTTGCTCATTCCTCGTTTTTAAACGAATTATTAACTACGGAGCAATTGATTCCCTTCGATGGAAAAATCATTTCTCATTAAGCTTCTATCTTTTTTACCTGCTGCTAGGTTTCGCATCGTTTGCCTGGAGCACCAACCCAGGTTTCAGTGCATTACAATGGTTCATGATTGTTCAGAGTTTAGTATTTAGCTTCTTTTTCACTAAAAGTTTTGCTGCCTTAGATATATTCTTCCCGGGTCATACCATCCGGCTGTATCACCTCATCGGCAATTCTGTTTTCATCCTGATTGCCATCTTTATCATTGGCATGTACATCAATCCTGATACCTTTTTTCGGTTGACCCATGGCGGAGAAGAAGCTAGGCTCGGTGGGTACATTATGAATCCTAACGAACTAGGGATGCTCGCTGGGGTAGGTGTTGCGTGCCTTATTTTTAATCTTTACCGAAACCATCAAAAGAAGTGGACACTAATTAAACTTGCCATTATCTTTTATGCCCTATACTTAACTGGTTCGCGATCATCGTTGATTGGTGCAATACTCATCATTCTATTTCATATCAGTCAATCAAAGAACAAGCAATTAAAAACCATGATAATTGCCGCAGTACTGGTGGTTGCCCCATTGGGTGTGTATAAAGTAATATTAAAAGATGGTGATAGTAGTAGATTAGAAGAAGTCATGAGCATGACAGGCCGTTTACCCTTTTGGACTGCCCTCATTCAAGAAGGATTGCCGCGCGAGCCGTTATTAGGTTTTGGTTTTATGCGTATCGACTACAAAGAATACTTTCAAAGCACTCATACGTATCCCGGAAAAATGACTCACAACACATTTATGCAGGTACTGATGAATTTAGGATTTGTAGGTTTAACAGTGGTCATCTTTCAATTGCTTTTTACCATTCGAGGTTTTTCAATGGAAAAAAATGAAAAGAAAAGAATGCTTTTCGGGATGTTAATCCCAATCCTGATCAACTCTTTCACTGAGTTTGGAATCTTTGGCGAATCCAACTATGGAATTCTATTCTATCAAATCATGATTTTTGCCATCTCGTTTGAACCATCGCCTTTTCTTACAAGAAGTGAATCGCTTCGGCTTGAAATTAGTGCAAAAAACAGATCGTAA
- a CDS encoding glycosyltransferase family 4 protein, whose product MKTILATAYAVNPYKGSEDGMGWNFILQIARFNKIIAITRKNNRANIERYMLEFPNDLYHQISFYYFDLPYWMRFWKKGSRGALLYFWLWQRAIPNYVQNQKLNYDVVHNLNFHNDWTPSYLWKLKKPFVWGPIGHHPFIPFCYLKNSSLIDITKDRLSWLVKNLFWNLSFDLKKTIAHSNHILCMNSQVASHLHLKSHKYSVVPSVATEDLVYSRNHDQNKFSLLSIGRFIPLKGFDLTLLSFAQFINGLPENDRGKCELILVGSGPDKKKYEQIAHQNGISKYVRFIDWMDRSHLVQLYCQSSAFIFPSHEGAGMVVAEALSFGLPVICLENSGAGEFVDEHCGIRISVSNFEKTIEELTIAIGQLFSKPHHRMKLSSGARERFETHFNWNIRGEQLQYIYKTLSI is encoded by the coding sequence ATGAAAACAATACTGGCCACGGCTTATGCCGTAAATCCTTATAAAGGATCGGAAGATGGAATGGGATGGAATTTTATTTTACAAATAGCACGCTTCAACAAAATCATTGCCATTACCCGTAAAAATAATCGCGCAAACATTGAGCGATACATGTTGGAGTTTCCGAATGACTTATACCACCAGATTTCGTTTTACTATTTTGATTTACCCTATTGGATGCGTTTCTGGAAAAAGGGGAGCAGAGGAGCACTCCTTTACTTTTGGCTATGGCAGCGGGCAATTCCAAACTACGTACAAAACCAAAAACTTAACTATGACGTTGTACACAACTTAAATTTCCACAACGACTGGACCCCATCGTACCTATGGAAGTTAAAAAAGCCGTTTGTTTGGGGACCAATTGGGCATCATCCATTCATACCTTTTTGCTATTTGAAAAACAGTTCTCTCATCGACATAACCAAAGACCGCCTTTCTTGGCTGGTGAAAAATTTATTTTGGAATCTATCATTTGATCTAAAGAAAACAATTGCGCACTCAAATCACATACTTTGCATGAACAGTCAAGTGGCATCCCATCTGCACTTAAAGTCACACAAGTATTCTGTTGTGCCATCAGTGGCTACTGAAGATTTGGTGTATTCACGAAATCACGACCAAAATAAATTTTCTCTCCTCTCAATCGGAAGGTTCATCCCATTGAAAGGGTTTGACCTTACACTCCTTTCGTTTGCTCAGTTTATAAATGGGCTACCTGAGAATGATAGGGGCAAATGCGAATTAATACTAGTAGGAAGTGGACCGGACAAAAAAAAGTATGAACAGATTGCTCATCAAAATGGAATTTCGAAGTACGTGAGATTTATAGATTGGATGGATCGCTCCCATTTAGTTCAATTGTACTGCCAATCCTCAGCATTCATTTTCCCCTCACATGAAGGTGCCGGTATGGTTGTAGCCGAAGCCCTTTCGTTTGGGTTACCAGTTATCTGCTTAGAAAATTCGGGGGCCGGTGAATTCGTTGACGAACATTGCGGAATTCGTATTTCAGTAAGCAATTTTGAAAAGACAATTGAAGAATTAACAATTGCTATTGGTCAGTTATTCTCAAAACCGCATCACCGCATGAAGTTAAGCAGCGGTGCAAGAGAGCGTTTCGAAACACATTTTAATTGGAACATTAGAGGCGAGCAGCTTCAATATATTTATAAAACTTTATCTATATGA
- a CDS encoding phosphotransferase codes for MELSVILEKLGYETQPSSCEDELKLMYFPNPDGTVRWFWPVACQQPYFLKFYNVQGKKAMLFTALTSIAFKLGLQRLFFKQIQVPVSTSIHAKNVLPKHSNWAAFTGTPGPTRKAIIFSIDNGQGSFQKVAIGESAATLLENEKTTIHSLANSKQITFSFPQLINRETNELKLSEVAHEGMRMETFSHQHEEALLEIRNETASREIIQSLPIWKESLEKLSRLQRLENPRIPKGILRKLEILINSIPAHQYIATCLSHGDFTPWNMYADPKAGLAVYDWECAKGNMPFGFDAFHFIIQNQILVKRNRWSDIERLITAQLFQPSSMLGDYTPVQQQLYLKLYLIINTIYYLTVYQEQINWHIQVEWLINTWNEALSSMLMNQKSNRELLLMDLIDFLSKRRYAALKHSNEAPEKISELSDLDLFIDSTHYQETIDYFHQHTLIKSNRSSLKSFMACEHFILKDGGLLCVDFIWKLKRKQLEMPMSKEILDNAKANSYGLKVADAVTNARYIAFFFALNNAIIPQQYLSYQNALWFSKNPLDRLFLNYHQGKTDSKEIRNQIKHLQVNRGGLAIRNWLNYIFDTIREFARKDGMVITLSGVDGAGKSTVIEKLKSRIEKQLRRRVIVLRHRPSILPILSAWKKGRVRAEEEAANRLPRQGRNKNIASSLARFFYYYLDYLLGQWYIAIKYVFRGYVVLYDRYYFDFITDSRRSNIELPTAFARWAYAFVQEPDYNFFLFAKPDLILARKQELSSITIEELTNKYLSLFEELNASKKHARYISVENIELDATLQLILSTIKK; via the coding sequence ATGGAACTATCAGTGATTCTTGAAAAGCTTGGCTACGAAACCCAACCAAGTTCTTGTGAAGACGAACTAAAGCTAATGTATTTTCCTAACCCCGATGGTACAGTTAGGTGGTTTTGGCCGGTGGCTTGTCAACAGCCTTACTTTCTCAAGTTCTACAATGTTCAAGGTAAGAAGGCAATGCTCTTCACAGCACTTACTTCAATTGCTTTCAAGTTAGGTCTTCAACGACTATTTTTCAAGCAAATTCAAGTTCCTGTTTCAACATCCATACACGCCAAAAACGTTTTGCCTAAACATTCAAATTGGGCAGCGTTCACAGGTACACCCGGGCCAACACGCAAGGCAATTATCTTTTCTATCGATAATGGTCAAGGGTCCTTCCAAAAAGTAGCCATTGGCGAATCCGCTGCTACCCTTTTGGAAAACGAAAAAACAACAATCCATAGCCTAGCCAACTCCAAGCAAATAACTTTTTCCTTTCCACAACTTATCAATAGGGAAACAAATGAGTTAAAACTTTCTGAAGTAGCCCACGAGGGGATGCGTATGGAAACATTTTCGCATCAACATGAAGAGGCACTTTTAGAAATCCGAAATGAGACGGCAAGTCGAGAGATTATTCAATCGCTTCCCATCTGGAAAGAGTCATTAGAAAAGTTAAGCCGCCTACAACGTTTAGAAAATCCGCGAATTCCAAAAGGAATTCTTAGAAAATTAGAGATACTAATCAACTCCATTCCTGCTCATCAATACATCGCTACGTGTCTCAGTCATGGTGATTTTACTCCTTGGAATATGTATGCAGATCCAAAAGCGGGACTTGCTGTTTATGACTGGGAATGCGCCAAAGGAAACATGCCGTTTGGTTTTGATGCCTTTCATTTCATTATTCAAAATCAAATACTTGTAAAACGAAATCGCTGGAGTGACATAGAGCGACTTATCACTGCACAGCTATTTCAGCCTTCATCGATGCTGGGTGATTACACCCCAGTTCAACAACAATTGTATTTAAAACTATACTTAATAATTAATACAATTTATTATCTAACTGTATACCAAGAACAAATAAACTGGCACATTCAAGTAGAATGGTTAATCAACACTTGGAACGAAGCGCTCTCATCAATGTTGATGAACCAAAAGAGTAATCGCGAGTTGTTGCTAATGGACTTGATTGATTTTTTGAGTAAAAGAAGGTATGCTGCCCTCAAACACAGTAATGAAGCCCCCGAAAAAATTAGTGAATTATCTGACCTAGATCTATTCATCGACTCAACCCATTACCAAGAAACAATCGACTACTTTCACCAGCACACCCTTATTAAAAGTAATAGAAGCAGTCTCAAATCATTTATGGCCTGTGAGCATTTTATTCTAAAGGATGGAGGCTTACTATGCGTAGATTTCATTTGGAAATTGAAACGGAAACAGCTGGAGATGCCTATGTCCAAAGAAATCCTTGACAATGCAAAAGCGAATAGCTACGGACTTAAGGTGGCAGATGCAGTAACCAATGCCCGGTACATTGCATTTTTCTTTGCACTTAACAACGCCATTATTCCCCAACAATACCTTAGCTATCAAAATGCGCTGTGGTTTTCAAAAAATCCGCTTGATCGACTTTTTCTCAACTATCACCAAGGTAAAACTGACAGCAAAGAAATTCGCAATCAAATAAAACATTTACAAGTTAATCGCGGTGGTTTAGCCATACGCAATTGGTTGAATTACATTTTTGATACGATAAGAGAATTTGCTCGCAAAGATGGAATGGTGATTACGCTCAGTGGGGTGGATGGCGCAGGTAAATCTACGGTTATTGAAAAATTAAAGAGTAGAATTGAAAAGCAACTACGCAGGCGTGTAATTGTGCTGCGTCATCGGCCATCCATTTTACCAATTCTAAGTGCTTGGAAAAAAGGGAGGGTTCGAGCTGAGGAAGAGGCTGCTAATCGGTTGCCCCGTCAAGGACGAAACAAGAATATAGCTTCGTCCTTGGCTCGATTTTTTTACTACTATCTAGACTATTTACTTGGCCAATGGTACATCGCGATCAAATATGTGTTTAGAGGATATGTAGTACTGTACGACCGCTACTACTTTGATTTTATAACTGACAGCCGTAGAAGCAACATTGAATTACCCACTGCCTTTGCTAGATGGGCTTATGCCTTCGTTCAGGAACCAGACTATAATTTCTTTCTATTTGCAAAACCTGATTTGATTCTTGCACGAAAGCAGGAGCTGAGTTCCATCACTATTGAGGAGTTGACAAACAAATACCTTTCTCTTTTCGAAGAATTGAACGCTTCAAAAAAACACGCGCGTTACATCTCGGTTGAAAACATTGAATTAGATGCTACCCTTCAATTGATTTTAAGTACAATAAAAAAGTAA
- a CDS encoding polysaccharide biosynthesis/export family protein encodes MSLSKSIILLFWIAAILLSSCKTQNVFESKRSKKSKLSELDSSFHYNSTYEHIIQKDDKVSISVWGQDELSVGSSYGIYNSNEVYGKWLLVDQLGKIEIPKYGSLKVEGLTVPKLKDTLKTIYKIGL; translated from the coding sequence ATGAGTCTTTCCAAATCCATCATCCTATTGTTTTGGATAGCCGCTATCTTACTATCGTCATGCAAAACACAAAATGTATTCGAGTCTAAAAGAAGTAAAAAGTCAAAACTCTCAGAGTTAGATAGTTCATTCCATTACAACTCAACCTACGAGCACATTATTCAAAAAGACGATAAAGTAAGCATTAGCGTTTGGGGTCAGGATGAATTGAGTGTTGGTTCTTCGTATGGGATATACAATTCCAATGAAGTATATGGAAAGTGGTTGCTCGTTGACCAACTAGGCAAGATTGAAATTCCTAAATACGGTTCTTTAAAAGTGGAGGGCCTCACCGTGCCCAAATTGAAAGATACACTAAAAACGATCTATAAAATTGGATTGTGA